One Lacticaseibacillus rhamnosus genomic window carries:
- a CDS encoding AzlC family ABC transporter permease: MNDELTIRSGIRDVMPTVFGYITVGMAYGIVAKTGHLSLLMIGLMSLIVYAGSAQFVLVSMLATGSPIGAMVISTALINARMSLMSMTVAPYLKDESMTQNVLIGTLLTDESFALSMNKLNYTGHHLNAPWFHTVNVGAYLVWFIASLLGAVIGGLIPNPDNFGLDFAVVAMFIGLLYLQMITDRSKPFLRHLSVAGVVAVAMVVLVRYLPGTTAIIVATVIGCLFGMGVERHAES, from the coding sequence ATGAATGATGAGCTGACGATTCGAAGCGGGATTCGCGATGTGATGCCGACAGTGTTTGGGTACATTACTGTCGGGATGGCTTATGGCATTGTGGCGAAAACCGGGCATTTGTCGCTGCTGATGATCGGGCTGATGTCGCTGATCGTGTATGCCGGATCAGCTCAATTTGTGTTGGTGAGTATGTTGGCCACTGGCAGTCCGATTGGAGCGATGGTGATTTCAACGGCTTTGATTAATGCGCGGATGAGTCTGATGTCGATGACGGTCGCCCCTTATTTAAAAGATGAATCGATGACGCAAAATGTGCTGATCGGTACCTTGCTGACGGATGAGAGCTTTGCGTTGTCGATGAACAAGCTTAATTACACCGGCCATCATTTAAATGCTCCCTGGTTTCATACCGTCAATGTTGGCGCCTATTTAGTCTGGTTTATTGCCAGTCTTTTAGGAGCGGTGATTGGTGGCTTGATTCCTAATCCCGATAATTTCGGGTTGGATTTCGCAGTTGTTGCGATGTTCATCGGTTTGCTGTACTTACAGATGATTACGGATCGATCGAAGCCTTTTTTGCGGCATTTAAGTGTGGCTGGTGTGGTTGCGGTCGCGATGGTGGTGCTGGTGCGTTACTTGCCGGGGACAACGGCGATTATTGTCGCAACCGTGATTGGCTGTCTGTTTGGAATGGGGGTGGAACGGCATGCAGAATCCTGA
- a CDS encoding AzlD domain-containing protein produces the protein MQNPETFVAILSCGLATWLLRVVPIVLVKRMTIPKWLLHFLSFVPVAILSAIFVESLLVIHPGQWPGVNWSNLLASLPAIVVAIITKSLFAVVVAGVAAMAILRLLGWA, from the coding sequence ATGCAGAATCCTGAAACATTTGTGGCGATTTTGAGTTGCGGGCTGGCGACATGGTTATTGCGGGTGGTGCCGATTGTCTTGGTAAAACGCATGACGATTCCTAAGTGGCTGCTGCATTTTCTTAGCTTTGTACCGGTGGCGATTTTATCCGCGATTTTTGTTGAAAGTCTCCTGGTGATTCACCCCGGACAATGGCCAGGCGTCAACTGGTCGAATTTACTAGCATCGCTGCCTGCGATAGTCGTGGCGATTATAACCAAAAGTCTCTTTGCCGTCGTGGTCGCGGGCGTTGCTGCAATGGCGATTTTACGGCTGCTAGGGTGGGCTTAG